In Streptomyces sp. NBC_00483, a single window of DNA contains:
- the acs gene encoding acetate--CoA ligase, with product MSNESLANLLKEERRFAPPADLAANANVTAEAYEQAKADRLGFWAEQARRLTWDTEPTETLDWSNPPFAKWFKDGKLNVAYNCVDRHVEAGNGDRVAIHFEGEPGDSRAITYAELKDEVSRAANALTELGVQTGDRVAVYLPMIPEAVISMLACARIGAAHSVVFGGFSADAIAKRIEDADAKVVITSDGGYRRGKPSALKPAVDEALTRVSVEHVLVVRRTEQDVAWTEGRDLWWHETVGRQSTEHTPQAFDAEQPLFILYTSGTTGKPKGILHTSGGYLTQASYTHHAVFDLKPETDVYWCTADIGWVTGHSYITYGPLSNGATQVIYEGTPDTPHQGRISEIVQKYGVTILYTAPTLIRTFMKWGDEIPAKFDLSSLRVLGSVGEPINPEAWVWYRKNFGADKCPVVDTWWQTETGAIMISPLPGVTETKPGSAQRALPGISATVLDDEANEVPNGGGGYLALTEPWPSMLRTIWGDDQRFIDTYWSRFEGKYFAGDGAKKDEDGDIWLLGRVDDVMLVSGHNISTTEVESALVSHPSVAEAAVVGAADETTGQSIVAFVILRGSANADDESLVADLRNHVGTSLGPIAKPKRILPVAELPKTRSGKIMRRLLRDVAENRAVGDVTTLADSSVMDLIQAELPSASSED from the coding sequence GTGAGCAACGAAAGCCTGGCCAACCTCTTGAAGGAGGAGCGACGCTTCGCGCCGCCCGCTGACCTGGCCGCGAACGCCAACGTCACGGCCGAGGCGTACGAGCAGGCCAAGGCTGACCGGCTCGGTTTCTGGGCCGAGCAGGCCCGCCGCCTCACCTGGGACACCGAGCCGACCGAGACGCTCGACTGGTCGAACCCGCCGTTCGCCAAGTGGTTCAAGGACGGCAAGCTCAACGTCGCGTACAACTGCGTCGACCGCCACGTAGAGGCAGGAAACGGCGACCGCGTCGCGATCCACTTCGAGGGCGAGCCCGGCGACAGCCGCGCGATCACCTACGCCGAGCTCAAGGACGAGGTCAGCCGGGCCGCAAATGCCCTGACCGAGCTGGGCGTTCAGACCGGCGACCGGGTCGCCGTCTACCTGCCGATGATCCCGGAAGCGGTCATCTCGATGCTCGCCTGCGCGCGCATCGGCGCCGCGCACTCGGTGGTCTTCGGCGGCTTCTCGGCCGACGCGATCGCCAAGCGCATCGAGGACGCCGACGCCAAGGTCGTCATCACCTCCGACGGCGGCTACCGACGCGGCAAGCCGTCCGCGCTCAAGCCCGCGGTCGACGAGGCGCTGACCCGCGTATCGGTCGAGCACGTCCTGGTCGTGCGGCGCACCGAGCAGGACGTGGCCTGGACCGAGGGCCGCGACCTGTGGTGGCACGAGACCGTCGGCCGCCAGTCCACCGAGCACACGCCGCAGGCCTTCGACGCCGAGCAGCCGCTGTTCATCCTGTACACGTCGGGCACGACGGGTAAGCCGAAGGGCATCCTGCACACGTCGGGCGGCTACCTGACGCAGGCGTCGTACACGCACCACGCGGTCTTCGACCTGAAGCCGGAGACGGACGTCTACTGGTGCACCGCCGACATCGGCTGGGTCACCGGACACTCGTACATCACGTACGGCCCGCTCTCGAACGGCGCGACGCAGGTCATCTACGAGGGCACCCCGGACACCCCGCACCAGGGCCGCATCTCCGAGATCGTGCAGAAGTACGGCGTCACGATCCTCTACACGGCGCCCACCCTGATCCGTACGTTCATGAAGTGGGGCGACGAGATCCCCGCGAAGTTCGACCTGAGCAGCCTGCGCGTGCTCGGGTCCGTGGGCGAGCCGATCAACCCCGAGGCCTGGGTCTGGTACCGGAAGAACTTCGGCGCCGACAAGTGCCCCGTCGTGGACACCTGGTGGCAGACCGAGACCGGCGCGATCATGATCTCGCCGCTGCCGGGCGTCACCGAGACCAAGCCGGGCTCCGCCCAGCGCGCGCTGCCGGGTATCTCCGCGACCGTCCTCGACGACGAGGCCAACGAGGTGCCGAACGGCGGGGGTGGCTATCTCGCCCTCACCGAGCCGTGGCCGTCGATGCTGCGCACCATCTGGGGCGACGACCAGCGGTTCATCGACACGTACTGGTCGCGCTTCGAGGGCAAGTACTTCGCCGGTGACGGTGCCAAGAAGGACGAGGACGGCGACATCTGGCTGCTCGGCCGGGTCGACGACGTCATGCTCGTCTCCGGGCACAACATCTCGACGACCGAGGTCGAATCCGCGCTCGTCTCGCACCCGTCCGTCGCCGAGGCCGCCGTGGTCGGCGCCGCCGACGAGACGACCGGACAGTCCATCGTCGCCTTCGTGATCCTGCGCGGCAGCGCGAACGCGGACGACGAGTCGCTGGTGGCGGACCTCCGCAACCACGTGGGCACGTCCCTCGGCCCGATCGCCAAGCCCAAGCGGATCCTGCCGGTCGCCGAGCTGCCCAAGACGCGCTCCGGCAAGATCATGCGCCGCCTCCTGCGCGACGTCGCGGAGAACCGGGCGGTGGGCGACGTCACGACGCTCGCCGACTCCTCCGTGATGGACCTGATCCAGGCGGAGCTGCCGTCGGCGTCCAGCGAGGACTGA